From the Halobacterium zhouii genome, the window TAGCCGTAGACAGTAAGCTCGAACCCTTCGTCGAGATCAGTGAGAGTTGACGAGAGCGGGATACCGTTGCTGTTCTGCACTAACTGCAGGGTTCCGTCACCGATAGTGATGTATTGATTCCCGAACAGCGTCACGTTCCGGGCGACCGAGAGACCCGCCTGAAGTGAGAAGCCGGTGTTCATGAGGCGAGCAAGCGCTCGGCCGATTCTGATCGCGGGGTCGTTCGTGATCTTGGCCAGCGTGACGATGCCACCGAGGCTGCCGCGTTCCACGAGTGCCTCGCCCTGCTCGTAGGACTGGCAGGCGTTCAACAGGAACGCGTCAACGTTCACCGCGTCGAGCGTGTGCGCGTCGAGCATGCCGTCGGCGCACTGGAAGCCGTCCTCGTCGACGTGACCGATGTAGTGGAGGAAGTCGGCGTTGCTCCGAAGTACGTCGGCGAGCTCCGACTGCGAGAGCTCGTAGTGGACGGTGATGTCGAAGTCGAAGAAGTCACGGGTGCCGTAGAACTCCTCGACGATCTGCTCCTCGCTCATCTCGGGGTCGTTACAGACGATCTCGATGGCGATGGTGTCGGAGACGCGCTCGGTGCGCTCGAGTCGCTGTCGGTAGAACTCCGCGTTCGTCTTGCTCGCCCCGATCGGGAACCCGTCGCCGATCCAGGCGTGCTCGATGGAGTCGGTCTCCCGGGGCTTCAGAATATTCGACTTCGACGTCGAGGCGTCGGAGGGGCTGCGGACGAGTGCGGCCTCCGAGCGGTAGAACGACGTGAGTTCCTCCGGTTCGGAACTCGCCGTCTCTCTGTCCTCGGTTCCAGGAACCCGGACCTCGGCGAGTTCGTTCGCAATGAACGGCAGCGTCTCGATGCGGCTCCGGTCGGCCTCGATGTCCGCCGTGAGCTTCCACTTCGGGCGGTGCGGTTCGGTCACGTCGTAGGGGACCTCGAGATACGCGTTGAGTCTGTCCGCAAGCGACGCGTTGTACACCGTCTCCAGGTCGAAGGTGAGGTCGTCCTCGACCAGATTCCGTTCGTGGAGGTTCATAGAGTAAAACCCCTCCGTGCGCGTCACGCAGTCGAGGAAGAAGACGTGCTTGAGCAGGGTCGTGACCTCCGACTCGAACCCCCGGGTCGTGTTCAGGTCGTATTGCTCGTCACCCACGTGTAACTCCCGACCCTCTCCGACGAAAACGTCCGCTCCAAGGTAGTACGCGAGCGGGCTCACTCGGTACAGATCTGCGTACGACGGCGGTATCTCGATGGACACACCCGTGTCCGGCGTGACCAGCCCGTCGGGCGCGGAGAACGATTTGCCGCGTTCGATGAGCGGCGGATGCCCCCGCAGCGTCGGGAACGAGCGCTCGGGAGACGTCGTCTTGAGCGCGCTTCCGAGTAGCGAGACCGCACGCGCGGCGTCCTCGATGCTGTCGCCGACGGTGATCGTTGCGGCGGGGGACTCGTGGAGCGACCGTGCACCCAGGGCAACGGTCGTCGAGCCGTCGAACTCAATGAACGTGGTGCTCTCGTCTCGGCAGATGGTGACCGGGCTGTCCACGACGAACTGGAGTTTCATCGGCCCGATGTCGACGTCGAGCGAGTACCAGTTGGCGGGGTACCGGGCGTGCTCGTTGTTTGCGGACTCGCCGATGAGGTTCTCGTCACTCGACCACAGGTAGACGTCGACCAAGCGCGGCAGTTCGATCGCCTCGACAGTGATGGTCACCGCGCCGTCGATGGGGAGAACAAACTGGTCGGTGCTGGTCGGCGTCGGGTCAACCGTCTGGTCGGTGTACAGTTCGAACTGCGCGTTCTCGATGGGGTCTCGGATGCTGAGACCCGTCGCGTCGGCGAGCGGCGAGAACTCCGGTTTCATAGCGTCACCCAGCCAGTGTCGACGCTCGATTCGGGAACGTGCCAGTGCTGTTCGGGAATCATCCCGTCGAGTTGCCGGAGTTCGATGCGCGCGTCGAACAGCGGTGAGAGCGCCTCGACTGCCGGGTCGTCGTCCGGCAGTCGGAGATGGTAGTGGGCCATCCCGCTCGCGTCGAGGACTGACTCGGTGACGCGGCCGAGGAACTGCTCGACGGCGTCGTCGTCGTGACGGTCGAGGAGCGAGTGGAGTGACACCACGCCGAGTCGCAACTGGGCGGGCGCGGTGTCGCGGCCGCGGCGCGCGACGGTCGAACAGAGGTCCTCACTGATGGCGTCGAGCGTCCGCGGCGTGCCGCCGTCCGAGCGCTCGGCGGTGTTCGCGGAGCGCCCGACGTCCCGGTAGTCGAGGACGTCGATGCCGTCGTGGTGCGGGTAGATGCTTCCCGGGAGGTACGTGACGGGGTTCTCGACGGCCGAATCCGTCAGCGCGAGCACGCGCTCGCG encodes:
- a CDS encoding DUF7504 family protein, which translates into the protein MPNEGLSFRGDSPQSFEDVLVALKQNGCNLLVTGAVADDVTARATRKLLGTPTEPRERVLALTDSAVENPVTYLPGSIYPHHDGIDVLDYRDVGRSANTAERSDGGTPRTLDAISEDLCSTVARRGRDTAPAQLRLGVVSLHSLLDRHDDDAVEQFLGRVTESVLDASGMAHYHLRLPDDDPAVEALSPLFDARIELRQLDGMIPEQHWHVPESSVDTGWVTL